A genomic segment from Cervus elaphus chromosome 14, mCerEla1.1, whole genome shotgun sequence encodes:
- the UTS2 gene encoding urotensin-2, producing the protein MYKLVSCCLLFIGCLNPLLSLPVLDSRQESLQLLAPEDVRSTLDELERASLLQMLPEMSGAETGEGLRNADPITNIFHPRGNMRKFQAFSGQDPKLFLSDLLSRIRKQSKKRGLSSECFWKYCV; encoded by the exons ATGTATAAGCTGGTCTCCTGCTGTTTGCTTTTCATAGGATGCTTAAATCCGCTCCTGTCTCTTCCTGTCCTTGACTCCAGGCAAGAGTCCCTGCAGCTCTTAG CACCTGAAGACGTCAGATCAACTCTGGATGAGCTGGAAAGAGCGTCTCTTCTGCAGATGCTGCCAGAGATGTCAGGCGCAGAGACAGGAGAGGGTCTTAGGAACGCAG ATCCCATTACCAACATTTTTCACCCAAGGGGAAACATGAGAA AATTTCAGGCTTTCTCTGGGCAAGATCCTAAGCTTTTCCTGAGTGACCTTTTGTCCAGAATCAGGAAGCAATCTAAGAAACGTGGACTTTCCTCTGAATGCTTCTGGAAATACTGTGTCTGA